Proteins encoded by one window of Lutibacter sp. A64:
- a CDS encoding glycoside hydrolase family protein yields MNTQKLLIILFLSSLNFGCKSKISTIESSQSTFSDKMKLEYVGVAAENKGMHVWGSSPVIDKDGKVHLFAAQWPMATQKDFSGWFKDCEIGHYVSDSPEGPFKYVGIAVEDKNGLFNAPHNPTISYIDGKYVLNFIVNENNKLKTQRIIMYVADDLNGTWRPAKGAETDGTILRRPLDTTKWNYTAVLGVSNPSLIKFKDKYMLYHKSVIPRKGRGGAYTYGVAVADKLEGPYVIHPEKVTPPNMALEDAFAYTVKDSVYMMSRDFGSTLGNSGGGLLWRSADGFTFPKENTKRAYEDLAHYLGKETLEKGTAYRGKKDGHLERAQVLMIDGIPAYLYLATGVQVKDGYGSSSHVFKIIFE; encoded by the coding sequence ATGAATACACAAAAGTTACTGATAATACTATTTTTATCCAGTTTAAATTTTGGGTGTAAAAGTAAAATATCAACAATTGAGTCATCCCAAAGTACCTTTTCAGATAAAATGAAACTCGAATATGTAGGTGTTGCAGCAGAGAATAAAGGTATGCATGTTTGGGGTTCATCTCCAGTTATAGATAAAGATGGAAAAGTACATCTTTTTGCAGCCCAATGGCCTATGGCTACTCAAAAAGATTTTAGTGGCTGGTTTAAAGACTGTGAAATTGGTCATTATGTAAGCGATAGTCCAGAAGGACCTTTTAAATATGTTGGTATTGCGGTAGAAGATAAAAACGGATTATTTAACGCTCCACACAACCCAACTATTAGTTATATAGATGGTAAATATGTGTTAAATTTTATTGTAAACGAAAACAATAAATTAAAAACACAACGCATTATTATGTATGTGGCAGATGACCTTAATGGTACTTGGAGACCTGCAAAAGGAGCAGAAACTGATGGTACAATTTTAAGAAGACCATTAGATACAACAAAATGGAATTATACAGCGGTATTAGGAGTTTCTAATCCGTCGTTAATAAAATTTAAAGACAAATATATGTTGTATCATAAGTCGGTTATACCAAGAAAAGGAAGAGGAGGAGCTTATACTTATGGTGTTGCAGTTGCAGATAAATTAGAAGGGCCTTATGTTATTCATCCAGAAAAAGTTACACCACCTAATATGGCTTTAGAAGATGCTTTTGCATATACAGTAAAAGATTCAGTATATATGATGAGTCGTGATTTTGGAAGTACACTAGGAAACAGTGGAGGTGGTCTTTTATGGCGCTCTGCAGATGGATTTACTTTTCCTAAAGAAAATACAAAGAGAGCTTATGAAGATTTAGCACATTATTTAGGTAAAGAAACTTTAGAGAAAGGAACTGCATACAGAGGTAAAAAAGATGGTCATTTAGAACGTGCACAAGTTTTAATGATAGATGGCATACCTGCATACTTATACCTTGCAACAGGTGTGCAAGTAAAAGATGGCTACGGTAGTAGTTCGCATGTATTTAAAATTATTTTTGAATAA
- a CDS encoding glycoside hydrolase family 10 protein, with protein sequence MSNKLSLFFILIIVMLLFFNCSSGKLTAPYVSGNIPSVEREFRAAWIASVANINWPSKPGLSSEEQKNEAIVLLNVLQKNNLNAAVLQIRPQGDALYKSNLEPWSYYLTGLQGKAPEPYYDPLEFWIEQAHLRGIELHAWLNPYRAHHVSGGSVTDASIVKKHADLVVPLETGYWWLDPSKQETQDYSYNVVMDIVKRYNIDGIHFDDYFYPYPDYNNNKDFPDGESWNLYTQNGGKLARADWRRDHVNKFIKRVYKGIKKEKASVKFGISPFGFWRPHYPASVTVGFDQYNQLYADAKLWLNKGWVDYYTPQLYWPINRIELSFPVLLNWWNNENYKERHIWPGMSIGSLKGESAIDEAINQIMITRGITSKAPGQVLWNIKPLVTSPKLATAILEGPYKKQALTPKYSWLNKKTPLKPNVRTSIEKEMLAVEWSHKNKNEIAHWIVYTKYGTVWDYAIYGSLIESQNIPLKITNKNKSGSSKSKELIKTLNSIAVSVVDKFGNESELVEIKNLIP encoded by the coding sequence ATGTCAAATAAATTAAGTCTGTTTTTTATTTTAATAATTGTAATGTTACTTTTTTTTAATTGCAGTAGTGGTAAGTTAACAGCGCCTTACGTTTCTGGAAATATACCCTCGGTTGAAAGAGAGTTTAGGGCTGCTTGGATTGCTTCTGTTGCTAATATAAATTGGCCAAGTAAACCAGGCTTGTCTTCTGAAGAACAAAAAAATGAAGCTATAGTATTATTGAATGTACTTCAAAAAAATAATTTAAATGCTGCTGTATTACAAATTAGACCACAAGGTGATGCTTTGTATAAAAGTAATTTAGAGCCTTGGTCGTATTATTTAACAGGTTTACAAGGTAAAGCACCTGAACCTTATTACGATCCGCTTGAATTTTGGATTGAGCAAGCACATTTAAGAGGAATTGAATTACACGCTTGGTTAAATCCTTACAGAGCACATCATGTAAGTGGAGGGTCAGTTACGGATGCTTCCATAGTAAAAAAACACGCAGACTTAGTTGTTCCTTTAGAAACAGGGTATTGGTGGTTAGACCCAAGTAAGCAAGAAACTCAAGATTATAGTTATAATGTAGTTATGGATATTGTAAAACGTTATAATATTGATGGTATTCATTTTGATGATTATTTTTATCCATATCCAGACTACAATAATAATAAAGATTTTCCTGATGGTGAAAGCTGGAATTTATATACTCAAAATGGTGGAAAATTAGCCAGAGCCGACTGGCGTAGAGACCATGTAAATAAATTTATTAAACGAGTTTATAAAGGAATAAAAAAAGAAAAAGCAAGCGTTAAATTTGGTATAAGTCCTTTTGGTTTTTGGCGACCACATTATCCAGCTTCGGTAACTGTAGGTTTTGATCAGTATAATCAATTGTATGCAGATGCTAAATTATGGTTAAATAAAGGTTGGGTAGATTATTATACGCCTCAATTGTATTGGCCAATAAATAGGATAGAACTTAGTTTTCCTGTGTTGTTAAATTGGTGGAATAATGAAAATTATAAAGAACGTCATATTTGGCCTGGAATGAGTATAGGGAGCTTAAAAGGTGAAAGCGCTATTGATGAAGCTATCAACCAAATTATGATTACAAGAGGCATAACTTCTAAAGCTCCAGGACAAGTACTTTGGAACATAAAACCTTTAGTTACTTCGCCAAAATTGGCAACTGCAATATTAGAAGGTCCTTATAAAAAGCAAGCTCTAACTCCAAAATATTCTTGGTTAAATAAAAAAACACCATTAAAACCTAATGTTAGAACTTCCATAGAAAAAGAAATGTTGGCTGTTGAGTGGAGTCATAAAAACAAGAATGAAATAGCTCATTGGATTGTTTATACTAAATATGGGACAGTTTGGGATTATGCTATTTATGGAAGCTTAATAGAGTCTCAAAATATACCATTAAAAATAACAAATAAAAATAAGTCAGGTTCTTCTAAATCTAAAGAGCTAATAAAAACCTTAAACTCCATAGCTGTATCTGTTGTAGATAAATTTGGAAATGAAAGTGAACTTGTAGAAATAAAGAATTTAATACCTTAA
- a CDS encoding universal stress protein, whose amino-acid sequence MKLLENILLANDFSKSSKNVLETAIEFAKVLHSKIIPIHVLPDDILNKKVQLLLNETAQEKLEETVKNIEDSGVEAGKPILRFGSVNDAIVRTSIATDVNLILIGSGESKNGDRFQLGTTAERIIQESDKPVLVVKEGVPLNIQNILCPIDFSETSKLALQNAITMARRFRAELTILSVCELQSSSWFTSEKDREKENDLRCASHKTKFNKFLEGFNLEGVKYIKETPVGNPAEEILSVISREMIDLLIIGTAGRTGLNRMLIGSVTEKVIREVPCSFITLKEEDVIKLQLETKINDIENSYNTAVQLVEDGFYTEAIAQLKACLRVNSMYLPAYFGIAKIYEKMDEPEKAASYRNSGMEIKEKIYYTKIESEVRKLRGR is encoded by the coding sequence ATGAAACTATTAGAGAATATTTTATTAGCAAATGATTTTAGTAAATCATCTAAAAATGTTTTAGAAACTGCCATTGAGTTTGCAAAAGTTTTGCATTCTAAAATTATTCCAATTCATGTACTTCCTGACGATATTTTAAATAAAAAGGTACAGTTATTATTAAATGAAACTGCCCAAGAAAAGCTAGAAGAAACTGTAAAAAATATTGAAGATTCAGGTGTAGAAGCAGGGAAACCTATACTTAGATTTGGGTCAGTAAATGATGCCATAGTTAGAACGTCTATTGCTACAGATGTCAATTTAATTTTAATTGGTTCTGGAGAAAGTAAAAACGGAGATAGATTTCAATTAGGAACAACCGCAGAACGAATTATTCAAGAAAGTGACAAGCCGGTACTTGTTGTAAAAGAAGGAGTGCCACTTAATATTCAAAACATACTTTGTCCAATTGATTTTTCTGAAACTTCAAAATTAGCGCTTCAAAATGCAATAACAATGGCGCGTAGATTTAGAGCAGAATTAACCATTTTAAGTGTTTGTGAATTGCAAAGTTCTAGTTGGTTTACTTCAGAAAAAGATAGAGAAAAAGAAAATGATCTTAGATGCGCTTCGCACAAAACAAAATTCAATAAATTTTTAGAAGGTTTTAACTTAGAAGGTGTAAAATATATTAAAGAAACACCTGTTGGAAACCCAGCCGAAGAAATACTCAGTGTTATTTCAAGAGAAATGATTGATTTATTAATAATTGGTACTGCTGGAAGAACAGGTTTAAACCGTATGCTTATTGGAAGTGTAACAGAAAAAGTAATACGCGAAGTGCCATGCTCTTTCATTACTTTAAAAGAAGAAGATGTTATTAAGTTACAATTGGAAACCAAAATTAATGATATTGAAAATTCATACAATACGGCAGTTCAATTGGTTGAAGATGGTTTTTATACAGAGGCTATTGCTCAATTAAAAGCCTGTTTAAGAGTTAATAGTATGTATTTACCCGCTTATTTCGGAATTGCTAAGATTTATGAAAAAATGGATGAACCTGAGAAAGCAGCATCCTATAGAAATAGTGGAATGGAAATAAAAGAGAAAATTTATTATACAAAAATAGAAAGCGAAGTTCGTAAACTACGCGGCAGATAA
- a CDS encoding V-type ATP synthase subunit A has protein sequence MNKSKGRVVSVNESLVGVEITEGAVINGEVAYIIIEDGKKLKAEVIDVKTGNMVYLQVFEDTSWMKFGDTVEFSGLPLAVKLGPGILGSVTDGLQNPLYELAKKEWFLERGLEVAPLDTTVEWHFTPSVKKGDIVTGGSVLGSVPEKLFKHKIFVPFSMQGNYTVESIVEEGDYTIEKDIVIIKDADGNSKKLQMAFDWPVKTPMPFNKRSVPVNPLPTGIRILDALFPIAYGGTACCPGPFGAGKTVLQHSLAKHSKADIVIMAACGERAGEAVEIFKDFPELIDPKTGKSLMDRTYIVGNTSSMPVAAREASVYMATTVGEYYRKQGLDVLMLADSTSRWAQALRETSGRKEEIPGPEAFPMYISTLISAFYDRAGVDILENGETGSLSIMGTVSPAGGNFDEPVTQATLLSTGAFWGLSRALSDARKYPAIDRIDSNSKYPSLLKHEEVTFLLELLREGKTIASNILLMGEKGITDEAYITYQKAELVDAVFLQQNSFNDVDGVTDPKRLRMMFDVVKQIIDAPVTLKGKEEIRSHFNFMRQAYIDWNMVQVDDDTFQKQKSQILNLVKTMGAC, from the coding sequence ATGAATAAATCAAAAGGACGAGTAGTCAGTGTAAACGAATCTCTGGTTGGTGTAGAGATTACCGAAGGGGCGGTAATAAATGGAGAAGTAGCTTACATTATAATTGAGGATGGAAAAAAACTCAAAGCAGAGGTTATAGATGTAAAAACCGGTAATATGGTTTATTTACAAGTTTTTGAAGATACTAGTTGGATGAAATTTGGAGACACTGTAGAGTTCTCCGGCCTTCCTCTAGCAGTAAAATTAGGACCTGGTATTTTAGGTTCTGTTACAGATGGTCTTCAAAATCCCTTGTATGAACTGGCAAAAAAAGAATGGTTTCTTGAAAGGGGATTAGAAGTAGCACCTTTAGATACAACTGTAGAATGGCACTTTACACCTTCCGTAAAAAAAGGCGATATTGTTACAGGAGGTTCGGTATTGGGTTCTGTACCAGAAAAACTTTTTAAACATAAAATTTTCGTACCATTTTCAATGCAGGGAAATTATACGGTTGAAAGTATTGTAGAAGAAGGCGATTATACTATTGAAAAAGATATAGTAATAATTAAAGATGCTGATGGTAATTCTAAAAAATTACAAATGGCGTTTGATTGGCCAGTAAAAACACCAATGCCTTTTAATAAACGTTCTGTTCCGGTTAATCCTTTACCTACAGGAATTAGAATATTAGATGCACTTTTTCCTATAGCTTATGGAGGTACAGCCTGTTGTCCTGGTCCTTTTGGAGCAGGTAAAACAGTACTTCAACATAGTTTGGCAAAACATTCAAAAGCAGATATTGTTATTATGGCAGCATGTGGTGAACGTGCAGGTGAAGCGGTTGAAATTTTTAAAGATTTTCCAGAGTTGATAGATCCAAAAACAGGAAAATCTTTAATGGATAGAACTTATATTGTAGGAAATACGTCATCTATGCCAGTAGCAGCTCGTGAGGCTTCGGTATATATGGCAACAACGGTTGGAGAGTATTACAGAAAACAAGGTTTAGATGTTTTAATGTTAGCAGATTCAACTTCGCGTTGGGCACAAGCTCTAAGGGAAACATCTGGGAGAAAAGAAGAAATACCTGGGCCAGAAGCGTTCCCAATGTATATTTCTACACTTATTTCTGCATTTTATGACCGAGCAGGTGTTGATATTTTAGAAAATGGAGAAACAGGATCGTTAAGTATTATGGGTACAGTGTCACCTGCGGGTGGAAATTTTGACGAGCCAGTTACGCAAGCAACTTTATTAAGTACCGGAGCATTTTGGGGATTGTCTAGAGCACTTTCCGATGCCAGAAAATATCCTGCAATAGATCGTATAGATAGTAATTCTAAATATCCTTCACTTTTAAAACATGAAGAAGTAACTTTTTTATTAGAACTGCTTCGTGAAGGGAAAACCATAGCTTCAAATATCTTACTTATGGGAGAAAAAGGAATTACAGATGAAGCTTATATCACTTATCAAAAAGCTGAATTGGTTGATGCAGTGTTTTTACAACAAAACAGTTTTAATGATGTAGATGGTGTTACCGATCCTAAAAGGTTAAGAATGATGTTTGATGTTGTAAAACAAATTATAGATGCCCCAGTAACATTAAAGGGTAAAGAAGAAATTAGGTCTCATTTTAATTTTATGAGGCAAGCTTATATCGATTGGAATATGGTACAAGTGGATGATGACACATTCCAAAAACAAAAATCACAAATATTGAATTTGGTTAAAACAATGGGAGCATGCTAA
- a CDS encoding V-type ATP synthase subunit B — MLKKTYENIDSIGRAILSIKAKGVHNKELAEVIYPDGKRAFAQVIAIEGDRVTLQLFGGGFGVSTDCKVRFLGKPVQVGFSDDMLGRVYSGNGQPIDGGPELHSDLIRVAGPSINPVKRLIPKNMIRTGVPMIDVFNTLVQSQKIPIFAKAGEPYNKLLANIATQTDADVIIIGGVGLKFDEFHFFKERIEEAGSKSKTIMFVHTHRDSIVEGLMVPDLALAVGERFALQGKNVFVLLSDMTQWSDYLRQVANAQDQIPANQGYPGDLYSQLASRYEKAADIDGAGSLTILGVTTMDDVTHPVPDNTGYITEGQFYMKDGYLELFGSLSRLKQQVNDRTRPDHRSIMNAMARLFSDAEERVKAQKFGSVKDDYSLRLLEYRKVFQKELMDPFRFLELEDALDLCWDILAKHFKKEEVGLSSKLVEAYWPENGEFKILKNTTDV, encoded by the coding sequence ATGCTAAAGAAAACGTATGAAAATATAGATAGTATTGGAAGAGCCATTTTAAGCATAAAAGCAAAAGGGGTTCATAATAAAGAATTGGCAGAGGTAATTTATCCAGATGGAAAAAGGGCCTTTGCACAAGTTATTGCAATAGAAGGTGATCGTGTAACACTTCAGTTATTTGGAGGTGGATTTGGAGTTTCAACAGATTGTAAAGTACGTTTTCTAGGAAAACCAGTTCAAGTTGGGTTCTCTGATGATATGCTTGGTAGAGTATATTCTGGAAATGGACAGCCAATTGATGGTGGCCCAGAATTACATTCAGATTTAATTCGTGTTGCAGGTCCTTCAATTAATCCTGTAAAACGGTTGATTCCTAAAAATATGATTCGTACTGGTGTACCAATGATTGATGTGTTTAACACGTTGGTACAATCTCAAAAAATACCAATTTTTGCAAAAGCAGGTGAACCATATAATAAGCTGTTAGCAAATATTGCAACTCAAACAGATGCAGATGTTATTATTATTGGTGGTGTAGGATTAAAGTTTGATGAGTTTCACTTTTTTAAAGAACGTATTGAAGAAGCTGGTAGTAAAAGTAAAACCATTATGTTTGTCCATACACATAGAGATTCTATTGTAGAAGGGTTAATGGTGCCAGATTTAGCATTGGCTGTGGGTGAACGTTTTGCGCTTCAAGGAAAAAATGTATTTGTATTGTTGTCGGATATGACACAATGGTCAGATTATTTACGTCAAGTTGCAAATGCACAAGATCAAATTCCTGCAAATCAAGGTTATCCAGGAGATTTATATTCACAATTGGCAAGCCGTTACGAAAAAGCTGCAGATATTGATGGTGCTGGAAGTTTAACCATACTTGGAGTAACAACTATGGATGATGTAACACATCCTGTACCAGATAATACTGGTTATATAACCGAAGGTCAATTTTATATGAAAGATGGTTATTTAGAATTGTTTGGTTCGCTAAGTAGATTAAAACAACAGGTAAATGATAGAACTAGACCAGACCATAGAAGCATAATGAATGCAATGGCAAGATTGTTTTCTGATGCCGAAGAACGTGTAAAAGCACAAAAATTTGGTTCGGTAAAAGATGATTATTCTTTACGACTTTTAGAGTATAGAAAAGTGTTTCAAAAAGAATTAATGGATCCATTTAGATTTTTAGAGCTTGAAGATGCTCTTGATCTTTGTTGGGATATTTTAGCTAAACATTTCAAAAAAGAAGAAGTAGGGCTATCATCTAAATTAGTTGAAGCATATTGGCCAGAAAATGGGGAATTCAAAATTTTAAAAAACACGACCGATGTCTGA